In Cystobacter fuscus DSM 2262, a single window of DNA contains:
- a CDS encoding PepSY-associated TM helix domain-containing protein, with product MKLAPRTFRIQWDLHAWAGVIASLFLFVIFFCGVFSLFREDIEVWQEPAFQRAPPGESPPSFDVLLERVRAHVPLPRGANLGLLTHEETRLVTAYVFEPSGTRVLWLDPLTGEVLPERSRLSSELYWMHFFYRLPWGQEFSGLVAVALLVTLVSGLVIHLKDLRQQWWRFRPEVKPRFSSSDAHKVLGVFGLPFTAMMGWTGAVLCLAGLMSQGLAAGVFRGDPARVNQLRGYAQPVREEAHREAAMRPLDELVAHARAAVPGAEGTPRYVDLHFHGDAKAWVSVFFQMAPLGADHYAFVDSVSGETFGTSIDSRTPSFSFERVLFDLHYAHYGGLLLKGLYALLALAMCAVLVTGNLIWLERRDEPRAHRGNRLLERLTVGVSGGLVLAAAVYFASNRALPDALERRADWEFGLFLGVWALAAALTLLPRIPPLRAGVWLCTGAAALYAGVAVTDVVFHEAHLFTALARGLPSVFLTELLLCALALGCGALARGLARATTYSRR from the coding sequence GTGAAGCTCGCCCCCCGTACCTTCCGCATCCAGTGGGACTTGCACGCGTGGGCCGGAGTCATCGCGAGCCTCTTCCTCTTCGTCATCTTCTTCTGCGGCGTCTTCTCGCTGTTCCGCGAGGACATCGAGGTCTGGCAGGAGCCCGCGTTCCAGCGCGCGCCGCCCGGCGAGTCCCCTCCGTCCTTCGACGTGCTGCTCGAGCGCGTGAGGGCGCACGTCCCGCTGCCGCGCGGCGCGAACCTGGGGCTGCTGACGCACGAGGAGACGCGGCTCGTCACCGCCTACGTGTTCGAGCCCTCGGGGACGCGGGTGCTCTGGCTGGATCCCCTCACGGGCGAGGTGCTGCCCGAGCGCAGCCGGTTGTCGAGCGAGCTGTACTGGATGCACTTCTTCTACCGGCTTCCCTGGGGCCAGGAGTTCTCCGGGCTGGTGGCGGTCGCGCTGCTCGTCACCCTCGTGAGCGGGCTCGTCATCCACCTCAAGGATCTGCGCCAGCAGTGGTGGCGGTTCCGGCCGGAGGTGAAGCCGCGCTTCTCCTCCTCGGACGCGCACAAGGTGCTCGGGGTGTTCGGGCTACCCTTCACCGCGATGATGGGCTGGACGGGGGCGGTGCTGTGCCTGGCGGGCCTCATGAGCCAGGGGCTCGCGGCCGGCGTGTTCCGGGGAGACCCGGCCCGGGTGAACCAGCTCCGGGGCTATGCCCAACCGGTGCGCGAGGAGGCCCACCGCGAGGCGGCCATGCGGCCCCTGGATGAACTCGTCGCCCACGCGCGCGCCGCCGTGCCCGGAGCGGAAGGCACGCCGCGCTACGTCGACCTGCACTTCCACGGCGACGCGAAGGCCTGGGTGAGCGTCTTCTTCCAGATGGCGCCGCTCGGCGCGGACCACTACGCCTTCGTCGACTCGGTGAGCGGAGAGACGTTCGGCACGAGCATCGACTCCCGGACCCCCTCGTTCAGCTTCGAGCGCGTCCTCTTCGATCTGCACTACGCGCACTATGGGGGCCTCTTGCTCAAGGGCCTCTACGCCCTGCTCGCGCTCGCGATGTGCGCGGTGCTCGTCACGGGCAACCTCATCTGGTTGGAGCGCCGGGACGAGCCGCGCGCCCACCGGGGCAACCGGCTGCTGGAGCGGCTGACGGTGGGTGTGTCCGGAGGACTCGTGCTCGCCGCCGCGGTCTACTTCGCGAGCAACCGCGCGCTGCCGGACGCGCTGGAGCGGCGGGCCGATTGGGAGTTCGGCCTGTTCCTCGGCGTCTGGGCGCTCGCGGCCGCGCTCACCCTGCTGCCCCGAATCCCGCCCCTCCGAGCGGGAGTGTGGCTGTGCACGGGGGCGGCGGCGCTCTACGCGGGCGTCGCCGTCACGGACGTGGTGTTCCACGAGGCACACCTGTTCACCGCGCTCGCACGCGGACTGCC
- a CDS encoding DUF1360 domain-containing protein, whose translation MGKALAETKLFAGYGNTEMPLGSYALLMGVYGSALAGYFAWRGGRGRSAFPRMGVEDVALFGLATHKVTRILSKDFVTAPVRAPFVRFESTDRASEVSESSRGRGLRRAVGDLLSCPFCLGPWVAGALACLHAVRPRETRLVASIFALTTLSDFLHRSYEWVGQGLKRTRERAEALEVSEGSLREPEPTPTH comes from the coding sequence ATGGGCAAGGCGCTGGCTGAGACGAAGCTCTTCGCGGGTTACGGCAACACGGAGATGCCGCTCGGCTCCTATGCGCTGCTCATGGGCGTGTACGGGTCCGCGCTGGCGGGCTACTTCGCGTGGAGGGGAGGGCGGGGCCGGAGCGCGTTTCCCCGGATGGGCGTGGAGGACGTGGCGCTGTTCGGTCTGGCCACCCACAAGGTCACGCGCATCCTCTCCAAGGACTTCGTGACCGCGCCCGTCCGGGCACCCTTTGTCCGCTTCGAGAGCACGGACCGCGCGAGTGAGGTGTCGGAGTCCTCGCGGGGACGGGGGTTGCGCCGGGCCGTGGGCGACCTCCTCTCGTGCCCTTTCTGTCTCGGGCCGTGGGTCGCGGGAGCGCTCGCCTGTCTGCATGCCGTGCGGCCGAGGGAGACCCGCCTCGTCGCCTCCATCTTCGCCCTCACCACGCTCTCCGACTTCCTCCACCGCTCCTATGAATGGGTGGGGCAGGGGTTGAAGCGCACCCGCGAGCGCGCCGAGGCGCTCGAGGTCTCCGAGGGCTCCCTGCGCGAGCCGGAGCCCACGCCGACCCACTGA